ttaatGGGTGACACTCACTCCCTGTTTTCCACTGCTccaaaaagtgaaaaactgcTGCAATCACTGTTATAAGCAGCAGTTGAACAAAACTTACAATTTTTCCACACTCAGAGTAGCTGGACTGCAGAACATGGCCCATCAAATGGGATGTGGACAGCACCACAGTCTTCAGAGCCTGAAGTGTGCATTTAGGTTATACTTAGCCCAGAACATTGGTGGCTGAAAGTGATTATTTGCTGACAGTACATTGGCAGAACACGGTAGCATTATTGTTCaaatccatttctttaaaatatttctgtatcacTTCACTATCTGGCACTCTCATTGCATTAGTCAGCAGAGAcagtggagggaaaaaaaatgaaaaggaccaAACAAAAGCTCAGACAACTTTAGCCGAAGAGTCAACTGCTGCAAGTCACTGCTGAGCATTCACCAGTCACAAAATACACAAGAATTTGCACTGCTGTAGATCATGATGCATCTACTTAACAGTGAAGTTTCCAGAAGTAAAATTAGTCTAACATTACATAGCACGCAGAGTTCATTATGGTTATAATGAAACTAAAAGCACAGGCCAAAAGCATTTAAGTAAAGATGAGTATTACCTTGGATCCATCTGCGGTTTGAAAGCAACTTTTAGTTCTTCCACAGAAGCACACTGACTTGTAAGCTCTTCTAAGAAACCTTCCAATTTTGAAGGATCAGAGTCTACTGAGAACGAACTCAGCaagtagaaaatatttgtgaagtcTCCACCTGAAAAAGTGAATTCTATGAGTAATGCAACTAATaaatcagcaggaaaacaggTCCCATACCTCCTTCCTAACTCCCCCCGCAGCAGTACAGGTCACCACTCTCAAGAGGCAAACAAACTGCTCCCTCAGTGAGGGTGCAAATGTGGGACAGGGGAAGCCCTGTATAAGACAACAACTGCCTGACAGTTCACAAGAAGGTAATTATTTCTCAGTCTTTATTCTTCTCTCAGATGACAATGCAGTTGCACAAGGATGCTTTCTTGTAAGGTATAAACTATATTTTGGTTTGATTATAGATACTGATAGGCTATTAGATAATAACCTGTACTCTTCACCAACCTGTGAGATGCATGGTTTCGAGGAGTTCAGACACCAGCTTACTATCTTCTTCTAATTCCAGCTGGATTAGGCCTagtttcttcctcatcttctgcAAATAATGTTTCTCAAATTCTGCATCATATTCCTCTTCCAGGATGAGTTCACTTATTTCCAAGGGCAGCTCTGGAACTAGAGCTTCAGCAAGCTTCCCCAGGTTCCACTTACAAATCTCTGGCTGCTTGTTGTAAGCATAGCGCCCTGTATTATCTGAACCATTGCAAATGTGCTCAGGGTCATATCTACAAACGAAAAAACAGTTAACATTCTTCTAGTTATCTGGACACCAATACCGTGAgaagtattatttttgttattttagtcTCCTCTAGGAAACTAAAAAATTCGAAAGGGAACACTCCTTCTTGACTCTTTTCCCCAAAGTTACCTCCTTAGATATTTTCCTGCCCTCTCAAACACTGAGAAACCCCACAGGCTACAAGAACAGTCTAACAGTTAGAGATGTTGCGAATACAgttaaaaagaagttgaaaagaAGAACTACAGGACAACTAGAACTAACTTATTCTACTTTGCCATAAAGAGGTTTCATAAATCTACTTTagagttaaaatattaaagcaatCATGAACATCAGGACTGTTCTACATCGCAAATACATACGcacatttcaaataattatgCCACACTGACCTGTCCATAAATCCAAAAGGCCGTAGTCAATGGTTAGTCCAACTATGCTCATATTATCTGTATTCAGCACGCCATGGCAAAACCCAACACATTGCCATTCAGCAACCAATCTCGCGGTCCGTTTTGTTACctaaaagagaatttttttttcatttttcaacacAATGTCTCTCCAAAACATTCATGTATTTCCAAGCATTTCCTAGTCTGAACCGATGTTTCTACAGCTCTGACGGAAACAGATTCTGGCAGTATGCCATACACACAAATATCTTAAGGACAGCttgcctctctcctcctgttAGTAACTGCCCTGTTTCTCAGTCTCCTATCTCTGTttgcctcctcttctttccttctacGCTTGACTTACAAGTCAACTGGACAGCTTTAAAACGTACTGGAGACAGAACGCTGAAATAAGGTAAACTGTTTGACACCAGACTTGGGTACTATTCTAGTCATTATACAAATATATTCTTTTGCTTACTACTAATTTTGAAGACCCTTTAACtacaggcaggaaaaaacataagcaaagtctaagaaataaaattaactatATGCAACAAAGCCCAATGTAAAGTTAGTCTTTTGGTTTACCTGGTATGTAGGAGTGATTTACAGGAAGGTAAGTGGTTTACACAAAAAATTATTCCCTGCTAACAATTTTTAGCACTGATAAGCACTTCCCTCAATTTGCTGAGAGTGGAAAAAAGCTACAAGGTTAAGTAAAAATATTCCAAGAATgacaatttcatttaaatgcaattcTTCACTGAATGCATGCTTCACCACACTTTTTCCGTTGCTTAACTGAGAGTTATGGTTACGGAATCCTTGACTGCAATCACTGCATGTGCCCCATTCTTCAAATAAAcagtgtaatattttaaaatagttctagttatttaattaaattagcCCACCTGTCAACTACAACTAGATATGCCCTATGAAATCTAAAATTCAGGAAACTAACCTGGCTTTTAAGTAAACctaggtatttttaaatgctttactgAATTGCTGTGAACAAAAATTTTACGTAGCCATTAGCTAAAACTTTTAAATCAAACTATTTTCATAGCTAAAAATCACTCATCTTCCCAAATAGCTATCAATGTACAGAAATTTAAAGCAACTATTCTCTCCAGGCTGCAGTGTAAGTGTATTTTATTAAGGTTTAAAAAACGATCTAGTTAACAGAGGAAACGTTAGTTTTATGCCTCTGCCTTCAAACCcagaatttttccattttctttttttaaaacacgtGCAGTcaggtaaggaagaaaaattagaaaaatcttgCCCTGGGATAATCTGACATGTAGTAAAAACCACAAATGACGCTTGGAACAGAAGCTTTCGGTTCACCTTGAGATCCCATGCCTCTACTTTTTACAATATTCTCGTGTTAGGTACTTTACCCATTTTTCCTGAACGCTGCTTCACGGGGCAGTCAGCAGCCAGCTACACATGTCCAAAACGGATTACTGGCATGCCATAAACCAGTAGGGGAGACACGCCCTGTACGACGACGGCTCTGGGCCAGGAAGATGGTAAAACTTACAAATCGAAAAGTCCTGGCCACCAGGGTTGGGATGAAAGCACTCCAGCGGTAAGGCAGTTCATGACTGCTGGATGTCTTTGTGTGAATGCATCACACACTGCCAGCGTTCCGGCAAAAGAGAAATCCCACTCATGAGAACACCTGAAAGCAATTCAAGCTTGGGTGCCACTCAAAGATGGGTATATTGATTAGAAAGAGACGGCTTTGCACTCACTTTGacctttattctttttaatcacatttttctaCTGCTAGCCATACTAGAAAACAAGTAtggtgtatatataaataagagCACTATCTCAAGGACATGctcatttaaatttaaacaacACTTACAAAGTATTTGAGAAGTACAGATAACGGTGTTTGCTTTCTAGACAGTGCTGCCAAATGCAATCacttgtactttttttcctccatttcttccacagtgcaaaaagaaagataaaacacGTTAGAGTTGAGCTGGCAGCACTTCCcccctattaaaaaaaaatggacgTGTTTGTCAAATTAGATAAGGGACTGGGGTACTTCTCAGGTggagaaaggaatggaaaatcTCCACtaaggaggagagaaaacatgaaGAGGCAATGCTAGCAGAGGCATGGAGTGTGGATgggcacaggcaggaggagcacaacaaacaaacaaaaaaatggagaCGGGGCAATAAGGAAAGGATGCCAGGATGTGGGCGAGGAAACCAGTAGTAACTGGGCCAGGAAAAGCagccaaaagcagaaagaggcaGGACTGGGCACACACACGTGTCTGCAAAGATCCCCAAGTCCCATGGCTTTTCTGCCATCAGAAGGTAAACATGTCATCAACTACAGAGCTGGACATGCACACAGTGGGTGACAAGCCACAGTTCTCCTCATCAGCTCCAATCACTCTAAGGCAAAAGGGCTGTCCAGTGAAGCTAAACTCTTTGGCACCCAGCGGTGGACCAAGCCACAGCTTGCTTTTGAAGAACTAACGCAAGTATGCACAGGTTGtgttaaagcaaaaaaccaaaaccaaaccaaaacaacccccccaaaaccaaaaaccaaacaaaaaaaacccaaaccaaaacccccacaaatTCAAAACCCACAAAATCTAGAGAATGTCAGATTTTAAGCCTGCCTTTTGAGCTCTTACTGGTCTGTTATGAACATGCATCATGTTGCAGCCATTCCCTCAGTCCCTACCAgatcatttcagatttcaaagcactACAACTGCTTTTACGTAATTAGTCAAATGTACTAGACtgtggtattttttaattattctgtttaCTGGCTAGTTGTAACATTCTTATTTGGGTCGTAACATTATCTGAACTTCAGGTGATCCAAATCGGAGCGTTTATTATAGTTCTCCAGTAACTTCAAACTGGATCCCTTCTGCAAGGGGAGCATTACTATATACTAATGACTAAAACATGAAGAGAAGCATCTTATTCTCTTACCCCAGATTCTTTCTTTGCTCACTGAGACAAAGGAATATAGTAATAGAAATTCAATGTCAAGAATAGCAATAGAATATCAACAATGAGGCAAAAGGTATATTCAGGAGAAAGTGTAGATTCAGGAGATAAAGTGTAGATACCAATTAATTTAGCGATGTTTTACTTCAAAGAGAAATATAGCAATTCTACATTTACTAATGTTATagttctgatttttattatgGATCTCCAGTAATTGTTAAGGTCTAAATTTATAAAGTAATTGAAAACGGGTTGAAAATGGGTCTCTGAGAAATcaccctgcctctcctctgggCCACTGCAGAATGACCTGATACTACACCACATCTAAGACATATTTATTTCACCTGATCTTACCATTCCCAAAGTTGGAGGTTTTGCAACTTCCTCGGGCAAGCCCTCGCAGTGCTCAACTGCCTTTAAACATTTCAATTCTAAAGCCTGAAGTTAAAGGGATTTGCAGTCAACATTCCCATTTGTAACTTGGAAAATGAGAGACAGGAAGCGACTCAACGTTCTCAGTATTTTACAAGACGATGCCTTTCAAGTGATGTCTCGGTACTGTCAACTCATCATCTGACAGTCAGGGCCAGAATTCCCCCTCACAGTCTAAGACACTCTCAGCAAATGGAGACAAGTGTTGGGAAgctctcccagagcagagaAATCATGATTTACTATCAAAAAGCTTAAACCGCTTTCATTGTTTTGATCAATATCAACATTGCTTTCATCAATAAGCAGTTCTATCAAGagtgttttcttcaaagaaaagaatagtTCAGGCCACTGGATGACACAAGGTATTAACCGACTCCAGTCATCTGTGCTTGCAGATGAAGTTCCTAAAGATGACTGCTATGGATTTATGAAGAGAATCTGATCTTTCTTACCTCTCTGAAGAAAGCAGCATTCCTCTGAATACTGTTGTCTGAATAAGCCTCCTGGATTTCTGGATAGAAAGTGCTGATCACATAATCAAGCATCTGTATTCGAATATCATTTCGGTTAACACTGGGACCCTTGCGTCCTGTGTATTCATCAGTAGGTTTAAAAATTTCGAAAGAaccaaatctgttttaaaataataaaaacatattttagtaTTATCTGATACTATTAACTTCATTTGATATTACATGTACTAAAAACACTGTTGGTGCAATAACACCACATCATCTCTTGAGTTTAACATCAATCCTTCAACTGACTGAGAGAAAAGACCTGCAAGATTCCTACACTGAACCTAGCAAGGCTCAGTGAATCAACGCAAGGAAGCGCATACATACGCGTGTAAGTAAACTGACAGATCAAGACTCTAGCCAGTACTGAAGACCAGCTCATTAAAGTTTCTTACAACCACTTCTACAGAAAAATTCTTATCCTGAGTAAATATACAGGTATAGGACTTAAAATACGAGACTGCACATCAAGcatgaagataatttttttcacatatatatatatataagcatacaggcatgcacacatatatacacatgcacatattcCTTATGCCTCACCTTCCTCTAATATTCTGTTAACTTACAAGAAGCAATGCAACTTCCTGAAACTCCTAATGTTTTGTGTCAGAGCAGGAACCTCGTACACTTCTCAAGCAGGGAAAGTACACCCAAACTTTGACAGTACTACATTAGAATAGCTTTGGAATTAAGGGTAGAGCTATAATCCACCGCTACTACCAATATCAAAAAAAGCATGTATTCTGTGCAGgcataaacatgaaaaaaatctcttctgagGTCTGCAGATCTTGGTTCTTCTTTCTACCAGGCTAGCATCCTTAGTGTTTATCTGCCTGTGTGCAAAGACACCAGCTCATCCCATCCGCTGGACAATAGCAGCTTCCTATAGCCCTGTAAGAGTTCCAAGCCTCCAGAACAAGAAACATGCAAATGGTGCTGTTATGGAAATACACTTaaattggtattttaaaagactgctgtgcttggttttaaaagaataaaaaaacccctacaaaaTAGGTTTCTACCTTATAAACGTGGAAGCTATTCTCAGAACAACTGTACACCTTTCACTTTTTGGATTCCCATCATAAAATATGTCACGGACGACTTTCGAGTCGGATGTCACACAGGTTCCAGCCCTCGTTGTTGGTATTCCTAGGTGAAACATAGCCTCACTGCACAGGAACTCCCGTATGCTCGACCGCAGGACTTTCCGACCATCAGCTTGTCTGCAACAAGAAGACACAGACAGTTTTCAGGCTCTAAAGGCAGGAACTCCTGTTTCCCCCTTAGCAGCGGAGAAACAAAAGCCTAGAAGTGACATGCTCTGTCCACAGTCACACAGCAAAGTAGTGGCAGATCTGAGAACAAAAGCTGAACCTTCCAACTTCTGTTAAAGCTCAACTAGATGGACACAACACACTTGCAATGAAGACCACacataacagaagaaaataaaccttcCAGGTACACTTATCCTTTCTAATCATTAACtctgttgtttttattgttgCAATAGagtctttcaaaaaattaaaagattttggaCAAGTATAGCTATTTTATTACATAAGGCACTGGTTTCCTCTTAATAAAATGGTTACTGTTATGcctcttgaaaaataatattattttggATCTTTCTGGGTAAGTAATTTAGAAATGGGGTGTTAAATACAGGCACACATGgcagttgcattaaaaaaagcctgAACAGACAGCAAATAGCAAACTAGTTTATTTAATAGATATCAGGCAAATGGAACAGGCGCGGGTGGTTCTCAGCCCACGCTCCCAGCACTTCAGAAGCCACAGGCAAGCAGGAGAGCTGCCCAGGGCAGACCTACAACGCTACCACTGTATCTGGGATTTTCACTGTGATTTCCTTAACCTTCACAGACCTGAAGAAGGCCTTCAGAACACCACATGTATGAAACTAAGGCGTTACCGAGCCTGTGCACAGCTGGGACACAAAATATAGGAAATGCAAGTGGACAAAATGACCTGAAAGATTTAAAGCAGTGCAGCCTAAACCAACTAATGAAGATACCCATCCCTTGCAGGGATTTGGTCAGTATGCCATTTTTGGGGCTCTTCCACCATTCCCTCCCACAGCCAGGAAGGATGGAGGAAAGGCACCactggcagcaggcagaaggaccAGCAgcacaaacaaaccaaacaccCGCATTTCAAATACCATTTGCGTGGGCCATAGGACAATATGGCAGCAAGCAGCCAGGTGGCTATTACACACTGCTGTCCCCACTTCCATCACGGTCTGCACCCtaaagggggaaaaacctcAGAAGAGGATAACCAGGGACAGAAGTAATGTACCACTGAAGCAGATGCAATTAGTGTCTtattttccagaggaaaattTTGCCACCTTCTGGTTTGGCATTTAAGCATTACACTTGCTGCagcgaaggaaaaaaaaaaaaccaaacccaaacccacgCGGGCTCAAGAGAGGACCTCTGCTTCGGGGAATGATCCTCAGCACAAAACCAGCTGGAAAAGCACCTCGCTAATACAACTAGCGGGCAGGGAAGCCCGTCCCCGGTCTCCCCCGCACAGCGAGCTCGCCACGCAGGGGGGCTTCGCGCGGGGGCAGCGGGGTGCTGCTCCTCCAAAATCGAGCTTCACCCGGATATTCCGCCATTgtccctccccgccgccccgctcccccccggGCGGGCCAGGCCCGgccggccgccccgcggggccTTACCGGGAGAAGGGGGTGAGGCCGGCGCCCTTCAGCTGGATCTCCCAGCGCTCGCCCCGCGGGCCCAGCACCTCGCCCAAGTACATGGCGGCGCCGTCGCCCAGCTGCCCCGCGAAGCTGCCGAACTGGTGGCCGCAGTAGCAGTGCGCCGCCGGCTCCGAGCCCGCCAGCAGCCGGTTCCCGCTGAAGTACAGCGCCGCCTCGGCCTCCGCCGCCTCCCGATCGGCCGCGGGCgcctccagccccagcagcgcCAGCGCCGGCAGCGACATGGCCACCAGCCGCGGGTTCTGCAGCGGGCTGGGCCGCACCCGGGAGAAGCAGGCGCCGGGCACGGCCCGCGGCCCGCCGTCCTCCGAGCCGTCCACCGGCAGCGAGCGCAGCGCCAGGTTGTCGAAGCGCAGCGCGCCCAGCCAGCCCCCGCCGCCTGCCTGCGCGCCGCCCTCGGGGCCGCCCGGCCGCGCCGGGACAGCGGCGGGCTGCTGCATGGCAGCACCCAGGGAGCCGAGCCGgcccgggcccgccgccgccagcgGCAGCCAGAAGCGCCGTCGGCCGCGCAACGCCGCGGCCATccgcccgccggcggggcggggcgaggggcgggGCAACCGCGCCGGAGAGCCCCGCCCACGGGGGAACGCCCCGCCCACCACCCGGCGAGGGGCGGGGACATAGCGAAGCTGGGTCCAGCGGGGGTCTgggcgggaggcgggcggcgggggcaggcGGGAGGGCGGCGCACGGCGGGGcaccgggagcggggcgggggggtgcaTAAAAACTggccccgcggcgcggcggcctCAGCCCGCCCGGAGGCCGCAGGCATCGCGAGGGGCAGCCGGCTGGAGCCGCCACCAGGtcgcggggggggggcgcgggagGGGCGCGGCGGGTGTTGGGGGCGCGGCGGGTGCGCTGCCGCTTTGCCGGTGCCCTGGTGTCGCGTCCGTGAGTCAGCGGGCGGTCCGTTTGCCTCAGCCGCCCGATCTGAAGAGGGAGAGccccgggggggcggcggcACGCGTGGGCTTGCCCGAGGCTGTCCCGGTTCGGCGCTCGCCTGGGCTGGCTGGCCTTAAGATGTCCTGGCTAACGAGGGGAGGGAAAtcaaaggagaaggaggaaccGGAAAGCTCCCTGGGCCGGGAGGAGAGGGGTCTGCTGGTAcaggccatgctggagcacgGGGGAGACCCGTGGGACTATAAGGTCGTTGGGCAGGACCCCACGCTGAAGGCTGCGGAAAGGCACTGGCTGAATTACGTGTCCGTCTACCATCCCAAGGGGGAGAAGAAGTGCTCGGCCCTGCAGTGGCTGTTGTTCGATCTGGCCCGGGTCTTGCAGGCGGcggtggaggagaaggagcagtgTATCCAGAACCTGCAAAACAATCTGCAGGTGGCTCGCAACGAAGTCCTGGCGCTGCGGTGCGATAGCTCGCTGCTGAGCGAGCAGGCCGAGCAGCTGCGCAAGCTGAGGGAAGAGCTGAGGGCTGAGGCGGCCGAGAACGCCCGGCTGAGAAGAAAAGTGCAGTGCTTGGGCACCCTGCTGTCGCTGGGGAAGGGTTTGGATCGGAGGAAGGTGGCGGCTCTCAGTAAGGCGGACTGGGACCCAAAGGTGTGGGATGGGGACGGCTGGAGTTTGGAGGCGCAGGAAGAGTCGTCGGTGCAAGGAGTGGGTGCCGCGGGTGCTAGAAAAGTAAAGCCGGTGGAGGGAGATAGAGGCCAGGGAGCGGGGGATATATCCAGGAAAGAGAAGGTTTGGAGGAAACAGAAGGAGGGGTGGCCTGTGTGGGTAAACCGAATGTGGACCTTGGAGCAGTGCACTCCCTTCACGCACGAGGCGGCAAAGCGGGTGGTGACTGCCATCGGGCTGCCGTGGCCCAAGGTAGGGGCAATTATCAGAGCCCTGCCTGCCGATGAGATGTCAGGGGGGGAGATCTTAAGGCTGGTGATCAGAAATCTGGGAGAGTACGAGCCTCTCAAAGATAACATGGAGGGGGCACCCTGGAGAGATGTCCAGGAGGCGTCAGCCTATGTGTGTGGGAATGTCTTACTCCGGGCGTTAAAGCAAAGGGAGAAACCGGTGACCCCTGACTTTGACATCTTTGGGGTGAATGTGGAGCAGGGGGACGTGGGGGTGCTGGCCTGCCGTGCTCCGGAGCTGCACAAGGGGTTTTTCATCAGCCTGGGGTCTACTTTAATCGGCCGGCCCCTCGGTGAATGCATGGCTACCTTGGAGAACATGGGGACCCTGATGGGAGCCGAGGGGAAAAGGATGGCGAAGAAGGATGGGATGGGggcaaagggaaggaaatacaTTCCTAGGGGGACAATTTGGAGATATTTAATAAGCCAGGGGGTGAATGAAGGAGAACTAGATAGTCAGCCCACAGGAGTTTTACTTgccaaaatgaagaaaatccttCAGGAAAAGGGGATGAAGCAAGAGGAGATTTgggaaaaactgaagcagatGAATCCATCAGCTCCTCCCCCTATCCCAAAGAGAAAGCTATGCCCACCCTTAGGGGACCTTAAAGATTAGGAGTCCCAACCCCTGGCGTCAGTGGGATTAACCTCCACCACACTGACCTGGTGTGCAGGGGGAAGGGGCTACGTGGAGGTACAATGTCTGTTGAAGGGGGGGTGGGAAGTTACTTTCTTAATTGCTACGGGATCAGAGATAATGTTATTAGATTGTCAGGGTCCTCCACTCCCAGCTAAATCAGTCTGGATATTGGgagtgggaaggggaaaaaggaggggaaaagaagtagAAGCCCAGTTGTGGGTAGGGGAGGATAAACTGGATGGGTGGATAATTCTGGTAAAAGGGGGGGCAAACATTTTAGGAATTAATTTCCTGTCTCAGTTCAAG
Above is a genomic segment from Gymnogyps californianus isolate 813 chromosome 1, ASM1813914v2, whole genome shotgun sequence containing:
- the SELENOO gene encoding LOW QUALITY PROTEIN: protein adenylyltransferase SelO, mitochondrial (The sequence of the model RefSeq protein was modified relative to this genomic sequence to represent the inferred CDS: inserted 1 base in 1 codon), which encodes MAAALRGRRRFWLPLAAAGPGRLGSLGAAMQQPAAVPARPGGPEGGAQAGGGGWLGALRFDNLALRSLPVDGSEDGGPRAVPGACFSRVRPSPLQNPRLVAMSLPALALLGLEAPAADREAAEAEAALYFSGNRLLAGSEPAAHCYCGHQFGSFAGQLGDGAAMYLGEVLGPRGERWEIQLKGAGLTPFSRQADGRKVLRSSIREFLCSEAMFHLGIPTTRAGTCVTSDSKVVRDIFYDGNPKSERCTVVLRIASTFIRFGSFEIFKPTDEYTGRKGPSVNRNDIRIQMLDYVISTFYPEIQEAYSDNSIQRNAAFFREVTKRTARLVAEWQCVGFCHGVLNTDNMSIVGLTIDYXPFGFMDRYDPEHICNGSDNTGRYAYNKQPEICKWNLGKLAEALVPELPLEISELILEEEYDAEFEKHYLQKMRKKLGLIQLELEEDSKLVSELLETMHLTGGDFTNIFYLLSSFSVDSDPSKLEGFLEELTSQCASVEELKVAFKPQMDPRQLSMMLMLAQSNPQLFALIGTKANINKELERIEQFSKLQQLTAADLLSRNKRHWKEWLEKYRVRLQKEIESVSDADAWNTDRVRVMNSNNPKYVLRNYIAQNAIEAAEGGDFSEVRNVLKLLENPFQEAEGFREVKEDAEEEGATATAAACAQETRSRLPYCSKPPLWASELCVTUSS